The Sporosarcina sp. Marseille-Q4943 genome includes the window TGGAGATGACCGTCCAGTACAATTCAAATGGGTTAATAAGATCTGGACGCATGTGGTGGTATTTCATGTAGTAGGTGTATGGAGTAACCGCGCCAGCTTCCAAGTCATCAAACATATCTGCGAAATCATCGGCCAGCTGGTTGTAAATGCCGTAAAAAAATGTTCGGTTGTCAAACCCGTTATCCTCTTCGGCACTCAGCACCGAGCGGACAATTAAGCGGGAAGAAGCTGATTTTAAGATAATCGGAATGTAAAGCTCTTCATTCGTATATTTATCGTTTAACAAATCTTTTTCACGGTCCACTTCTTGGGAATGAAAGAACACATACGATTGCTCAAAGAAGTTATCTCCTGTCTCCTGCCGCCGACACGCCTGAATATACGAAAAAGCTTCACGCAGCTCTGAATGGATATAATTAATTAAACCTTTATTATTTCCACTCCATGCCCCAAGTTCAGGCACGACTCCCGTAACAAGCGTCGTTCGTATCAAGTCGGAATATTGTCTTTTCTCTTCATCGGATAAGACATTTGAATCCAAAAGATCATCAATAAATGGATAGGTCAGACCATACGAGTAGCCGAGTCTTATCGCTTCATCCAACTTCCGGGTACGTTCTTCGGCCGTTTCCTCACCGCCCATCTCTTCAATCTGGTGCAAGATGACGCCAGCAATGATTTTAATCAGTTTACGTTTCGCCTCTTCAGAATTCATCCCTTTAGGAATATTGGAGGAAACAATCTTCAGTTTGTTCATCAACCAAATCATCGTCGACTCAACGCCTTCTTTTTGAGCCCAACGATACAATCCGGCCATGCTGAACATCTCCGTTTTGCCTCCATTGCCGGTTGCCGTGGAAAGTGGAAGAAGTTCTTTTATATCGTCAACTACAAGGCGAATCCTGTTCTGTGTTTGAGATGAATCCAAGGATTTGCCCAAGTCCCGCAAGAATATATAGGAGATGCTCCGCTCTAAGTAATTATCGAGTTTTCCAGTGTAATCAAGCCATTGTATATAATTGGCGTACCCCTGCAAATCGGATTTGCCCTTTCGCGACGAAAACAATGTTAGAAATGTATTATGATGAATATGATTCTGTTTCCAATTTTGAATATCTTTCGTTAAGGTAGTAGCATAAATCTTGTTTGCGAGCTGTCCGGTTAGCGATGTAAAATATTCGACAGCTTCGTTCTCAGCAAGCCGATAACTTGCATCGGCATCTTTTTGTAACTTGTCATTCATACTACATTACCTCTACTTCATGTTTTTTAAGTGCCTGTGAAATCTACTATATGCAATGGAATAGCGTTGTCTGAATGATTTGCCTCACTTTGCAATTAAGTGTGGCAAACCTAAACAAATACTAACATATTAACGGGATTACGATTATGATTGGAAGGAATTGCATAGCGAGGAGTTGCGAACATGTTTCAAAAACATACTAGGCGTGCTAAAAATCCACATCTGAAGCCAAACATCATCATCAGTTTCAGAATGAAAATGATTTTATTAATAGGCGCCCTTATTATTGCAATTATTTCGGTGATTGGACTATACATAGATCATTTCATCTCTGTCACGCTGAAAGAAGAAGTCGGGAATCGCGCGCTTAGTGTCGCGGAAAGTGTGGCGAACATTCCTGAACTGGCCGAAGCATTTGGACATGAAGACCCCGCTTCCATTATCAATCCACTTGTTGCGCCGATTCAAAAGGCCACTAAAGCTGAATTTATTGTCATCGGCAATACGGAAGAAATTCGGTATGCACATCCTGATACTACTAAAATCGGAAAGAAAATGGTCGGGGAAGACAATGGAAGGGCTTTAGTATATGGCGAGTCGTATGTCTCCCAAGCAGTCGGATCATTGGGCAGCTCAGTTCGCGCCAAAGTCCCCGTGTATTTGGACGGAAACATTGTCGGAGTCGTATCGGTCGGATTTTTAGCGACAGATATCCAATCGATAATAAAATCTTATAATAATCACTTATGGCTAGTCTTAGTACCTATCGCTTCAGTAGCTGTAATTGGCGCCATTCTAATTGCATCGTATATAAAAAAAGTATTATTCGGCTTGGAACCGGAGGAAATTGCACATTTATTTTACCAAAAAGAGACGATTCTACAATCAACCCATGAAGGCATTATCGCTGTAAATCAAAGTGGCATGATTACGATGATCAATTCTGCGGCACAACATTTATTGTTCAATCAGGTCATTCATCCTGAACAATATATAGGAACGCCGCTCCGAGACCTCGTGCCTGCACAACAATTGCTCCCTTTTCTTCAAGACGAAAATGAGCGCATCGATCAAGAGATGATGATCGGCAAAACGATTGTTTTTGCTAATAAATCTCCTATCTACTACAATGACTCGTTAGTCGGAACGGTATTTACATTCCGGAATAAAACGGAAATTGATTTATTAACAAAGGAATTGACATCGATTAAGCAATATACAAATGCGTTGCGAGCCCAAACACATGAGTTTTCGAACAAGCTCTATACGATCCTTGGTTTATTGCAACTCGATAAAAAAGAAGAAGCGCTTCGCTATATCCAGCGGGAAAGTTCACTGCAAAAAAACTGGATTCGTCTGCTCATTCAGAAGGTGTCCGACCCGAAGGTGAGCGGCCTGTTGCTCGGCAAGATCAATCAAGGAAGTGAATTAGGGATAGCTATTACAATCCAAGAAGATAGCATACTGGGAACGCATTTAAGAGATAAGCAAAGTGAGGCCTTGTTAACTGCCATCGGGAATTTGATTGATAATGCGATGGACGCCGTGAAAAAAAATTCCTCAGATGATCGGAAAATAGCGATCTTCTTTACCGATATCGGAAAGGAGATCATATTTGAAATAGACGATACAGGCGAAGGGGTTCCCGACGAGTATGTGAATAAGATCTTCGAACAAGGATTTACATTAAAGGAAGGCGAACATAGAGGTTTTGGGTTGGCGCTAACAAAGCAACTTATCGAGGAAGTGAACGGAAACCTCTATTTGGAAGAAGGGGATCTCGGCGGTGCAAGCTTTGTGCTATCCATACCTAAAGATGCGGATGAGAGGGGGACATCGAATGCTTGAGTCGATTCAAGTATTGATTATTGAGGATGACTTTCGGATTGCAGACATTAATCGTCAATTTGTCAATCGCGTGGAAGGATTTGTTGTGACTTACGTTGCAAAGACGGGCGAGGAAGCACTCACTTACTTACGCAGCACCGAAAATTTGCCGCAGCTTATATTGTTAGATGTTTATATTCCGGATGTCCAAGGATTGGAGCTGTTTTGGACGTTAAGAACCGAGTTTACGGAAATCGATGTCATTATGATGACGGCTGCAAAGGAAGTGGAGACGATTGCGGAAACGTTGCGTGGAGGAATCTTCGATTACATCGTGAAACCGGTGGACTTCGACCGATTCGAACGGACCTTTGTGGGCTATCGGAAGCAAAAGCATCTTTTGACGACAAAAACAGAGCTCATGCAAGAGGAAATCGATCTCCTGACAGGTTTGCAAATAACCGCACCTCCATTACAAGACAATGATGAAAGGTTGCCGAAGGGAATCGATCAACTCACATTGGAAAAAATAAAAATGATTCTACATGAGAGTGATGAGTCCGGTATTACGGCTTTAGATGCCGGAAGCAAAGTAGGTGTGAGCAGATCGACCGCCAGGCGGTATCTAGAATATTTAGTGTCCATAAAAGAAGCAGATGCCCAGTTGAAGTACGGAGATATCGGCCGTCCCGAACGAAAATACATACCGTGGACAAAATGAACAAAACGACCAGAACACCCAATAGTGTTTTTAATTGAATAACCTTATACTTATAACCTCTCTATGATAGATTTCTAACTATAGAATATTTTGAAATAGAGAGGTTGTTTTTTGTATAGCGGTACTTGTACTATTAAATATGTATCCGCTTACATAAATATTAGCCCTCTCTTGCATGAGTGCAATTCGGCTCAACGGAAAGGAGACAATATGCTAAGTATTATAGGTTTGATAACAATTGTCATTATTGTAGCTCTACTCATTAGCGGGAAAGTTTCTCCCATTGTCGGACTCGTGTTAGTGCCAGTTGCAGGGGCATTTGCTGCAGGCTTCAGTTTCGATGAAATTGGCGTGTTTTTCACGGAAGGTACAACTAAAGTTGCAAGCGTTGCCATCATGTTCATCTTTGCAATTTTATTTTTCGGAATCATGCAAGACGTCGGTCTATTCGACCCACTCATTAATAAAATGATTGCAATTTCCCGTGGAAATGTCATTGCAGTTGCCGTTGCAACTGTTATCATTGCCGCAATCGCACATTTGGACGGTTCAGGCGCATCGACATTCCTCATTACAATACCGGCATTGCTGCCTTTGTACAAACGGTTGAGAATGAATCCATATTTGCTCCTGATGCTTGTCGGAACAGCTGCCGCCATTATGAATATGGTGCCGTGGGCTGGTCCGCTTGGACGAACGGCTTCTGTATTGGATGTGGATGTTTCAGAGCTTTGGAGGCCGCTCATTCAGATTCAAATTATCGGTATTGTTTTATTAATTATTATTGCCGTCACTTTAGGCTATCGCGAGAAACGTTTGATTGCGAAAAAGGCTTCACTGGGCGAAGAGGCGTTGGAAGAAGGAATTTCTGATGATGCATATGCTGAAGCACAATTGGCGGCTACCGTTGCAGAAGAGAATGATCTAAAGCGCCCAAAACTTCTTTGGATCAACGCCCTCCTCGCTATTGCAGTTATCGGCGTTCTCGTGTGGGGCATTATTCCCGCAGGTTTTGCCTTTATGATCGGTGTCAGTATTGCATTACCACTCAACTTCCCGAAAGTTCAAGACCAAATGGCGCGCATTAAAGAGCATGCGCCAGGCGGAATTATGATGGCCACAATTATATTGGCGGCTGGATCTTTCTTAGGAATTTTGAACGGCACAAATATGCTGACTTCGATTGCTACCGATCTCGTGACAGTTTTACCGGCATTCGTTGCTCCATATTTGCATATCATCATCGGGGTATTCGGCGTACCTTTCGACTTGCTATTAAGCACGGACGCATACTATTTTGCACTGTTGCCGGTTATTGACCAGGTTGCTCTCACATTTGGTGTTCCATCGCTTTCCACTGCATACGCCATGATCATCGGAAACATTATCGGTACATTTGTCAGTCCGTTATCTCCTGCTCTATGGTTGGCGCTAGGGCTCGCTGGATTGGAAATGGGGAAACATATCCGTTATTCCTTCATGATGATGTGGGGGCTGAGCATTGTCCTTTTAGTCATTGCAGTATTACTGGGCGTAATTGTAATTTAATTTTAAAAAAAGTATCAGCCTCTCCCGAAACTTTCGGAGTGTGCTGATACTTTTTTGTTCTTTTGTGCTACTCAATTTGTTTCACGTGAAATATTCTATTTTGGCGTTTGGAAAGTACTTTTCCATATAGCTGTATAAACGATCCTTCAATTCATCCTCTTCGTCTTTCTGATAAATATATTTGCCGATGCCGTACTTCCCCCATTTATAGCGTCTCTTCTCTTCATCCAACTCGAGTTTTGTCTTCGGGTAGTTCTTCTCGATGACTCTTTTCGCCGGCTTCGTAAATCGATGCTGAATGAATTCAAAGGTGATATCTTCGCGGGCATCCTGTGGCAACTCTTCATCGAGACGCTCAAACAGATGCCGATACCCTTCCTCCCAGCCTTCGTGAATGTAAATTGGCGCGACGATAAAGCCGAGTGGGTAGCCTGCTCTTGCCACCTTCCCCGCCGCCTCGATACGCTTCGCCAAAGGAGAGGTTCCCGGCTCGAAGTTTTTTATGACGTAATCGGCATTGACACTGAAACGGAAT containing:
- a CDS encoding polyprenyl synthetase family protein, coding for MNDKLQKDADASYRLAENEAVEYFTSLTGQLANKIYATTLTKDIQNWKQNHIHHNTFLTLFSSRKGKSDLQGYANYIQWLDYTGKLDNYLERSISYIFLRDLGKSLDSSQTQNRIRLVVDDIKELLPLSTATGNGGKTEMFSMAGLYRWAQKEGVESTMIWLMNKLKIVSSNIPKGMNSEEAKRKLIKIIAGVILHQIEEMGGEETAEERTRKLDEAIRLGYSYGLTYPFIDDLLDSNVLSDEEKRQYSDLIRTTLVTGVVPELGAWSGNNKGLINYIHSELREAFSYIQACRRQETGDNFFEQSYVFFHSQEVDREKDLLNDKYTNEELYIPIILKSASSRLIVRSVLSAEEDNGFDNRTFFYGIYNQLADDFADMFDDLEAGAVTPYTYYMKYHHMRPDLINPFELYWTVISNLIHNVYHSDTKTRDVILNRAINGLKRYKERMGDKKYNEVMELFATGNPSFDRLIQRMVRKADDVDFFDKLLRDHIIANFKDEREEREVFKDMVETMRNEINDFLHIRENDNVSIMEEPIMDAANYSLQGDGKRLRPIMTWVMGVHEYGLDQSAIVPLLKSLEYMHTASLIFDDLPSQDNSSIRRGRPTLHHMYNTATAELAGLYLTQKAVEEQASLKHFDPEAVLRLIQYSAGKTTDMCLGQAMDLNSKGKQLTLEQLNTMCFYKTGIAFEASLVMPAILAGKQEDELEALKRFAYHAGIAFQIKDDLLDVEGDLASLGKPTGKDAENNNSTFVSILGAEGARKAMWDHYCTAMETLLEMQHKTPYLKHFLNYIVNRDS
- a CDS encoding sensor histidine kinase, with the translated sequence MFQKHTRRAKNPHLKPNIIISFRMKMILLIGALIIAIISVIGLYIDHFISVTLKEEVGNRALSVAESVANIPELAEAFGHEDPASIINPLVAPIQKATKAEFIVIGNTEEIRYAHPDTTKIGKKMVGEDNGRALVYGESYVSQAVGSLGSSVRAKVPVYLDGNIVGVVSVGFLATDIQSIIKSYNNHLWLVLVPIASVAVIGAILIASYIKKVLFGLEPEEIAHLFYQKETILQSTHEGIIAVNQSGMITMINSAAQHLLFNQVIHPEQYIGTPLRDLVPAQQLLPFLQDENERIDQEMMIGKTIVFANKSPIYYNDSLVGTVFTFRNKTEIDLLTKELTSIKQYTNALRAQTHEFSNKLYTILGLLQLDKKEEALRYIQRESSLQKNWIRLLIQKVSDPKVSGLLLGKINQGSELGIAITIQEDSILGTHLRDKQSEALLTAIGNLIDNAMDAVKKNSSDDRKIAIFFTDIGKEIIFEIDDTGEGVPDEYVNKIFEQGFTLKEGEHRGFGLALTKQLIEEVNGNLYLEEGDLGGASFVLSIPKDADERGTSNA
- a CDS encoding response regulator, which translates into the protein MLESIQVLIIEDDFRIADINRQFVNRVEGFVVTYVAKTGEEALTYLRSTENLPQLILLDVYIPDVQGLELFWTLRTEFTEIDVIMMTAAKEVETIAETLRGGIFDYIVKPVDFDRFERTFVGYRKQKHLLTTKTELMQEEIDLLTGLQITAPPLQDNDERLPKGIDQLTLEKIKMILHESDESGITALDAGSKVGVSRSTARRYLEYLVSIKEADAQLKYGDIGRPERKYIPWTK
- a CDS encoding CitMHS family transporter, with the translated sequence MLSIIGLITIVIIVALLISGKVSPIVGLVLVPVAGAFAAGFSFDEIGVFFTEGTTKVASVAIMFIFAILFFGIMQDVGLFDPLINKMIAISRGNVIAVAVATVIIAAIAHLDGSGASTFLITIPALLPLYKRLRMNPYLLLMLVGTAAAIMNMVPWAGPLGRTASVLDVDVSELWRPLIQIQIIGIVLLIIIAVTLGYREKRLIAKKASLGEEALEEGISDDAYAEAQLAATVAEENDLKRPKLLWINALLAIAVIGVLVWGIIPAGFAFMIGVSIALPLNFPKVQDQMARIKEHAPGGIMMATIILAAGSFLGILNGTNMLTSIATDLVTVLPAFVAPYLHIIIGVFGVPFDLLLSTDAYYFALLPVIDQVALTFGVPSLSTAYAMIIGNIIGTFVSPLSPALWLALGLAGLEMGKHIRYSFMMMWGLSIVLLVIAVLLGVIVI